A single region of the Curtobacterium sp. MCJR17_020 genome encodes:
- a CDS encoding M15 family metallopeptidase — MSEQGGGAGGIVAVGLALVLLLPVGVVTLLGGGDDCTVSSSSVAQTVAKGSIPEKPIEGYGKEQLANAAAVMNAATALHLDGKAQLVGVMTAMGESGLRVLDYGDAAGPDSRGLFQQRANGAWGSYEDRMDPTISATNFFRKLQTISGWEQMTPSRAANKVQINSDPDYYTKYVAAATKVVNALAGVEVASSTAACVKDGTGSYAAANGTKPGKWGGYDNGKIPQDQLQIIPWTKDQSWIGSMYLRADAAQSLIKMSAAFKEEFGYDLPLNDAYRSFARQEEAKQQYGGNAATPGTSNHGWALAVDFGTTAHNTISYNDDTYTWLKEHAGTYGWVHPAWAEPGGVGPHEAWHWEFYGVKNA; from the coding sequence GTGAGCGAGCAGGGCGGCGGTGCCGGCGGCATCGTTGCCGTGGGCCTGGCGCTGGTGCTCCTCCTACCGGTTGGGGTCGTGACGCTCCTTGGCGGCGGCGATGACTGCACCGTGTCGAGCAGCAGCGTCGCCCAGACGGTTGCGAAGGGATCGATCCCGGAGAAGCCGATCGAGGGCTACGGCAAGGAACAGCTGGCGAACGCGGCCGCGGTCATGAACGCCGCGACGGCACTGCACCTGGACGGTAAGGCGCAGCTGGTCGGGGTGATGACCGCGATGGGGGAGTCGGGGCTGCGGGTGCTGGACTACGGCGACGCGGCGGGACCGGACAGCCGTGGCTTGTTCCAGCAGCGCGCCAACGGGGCGTGGGGGTCTTACGAGGACCGCATGGACCCGACGATCAGCGCGACGAACTTCTTCAGGAAGCTGCAGACCATCTCCGGATGGGAGCAGATGACGCCCTCCCGCGCCGCGAACAAGGTGCAGATCAACTCCGATCCCGACTACTACACGAAGTACGTCGCGGCCGCGACGAAGGTCGTCAACGCTCTTGCCGGCGTTGAGGTCGCCTCGAGCACCGCCGCGTGTGTGAAGGACGGTACCGGCAGCTACGCGGCCGCGAACGGCACGAAGCCGGGCAAGTGGGGCGGCTACGACAACGGCAAGATCCCGCAGGACCAGCTGCAGATCATCCCGTGGACGAAGGACCAGTCCTGGATCGGGTCGATGTACCTGCGCGCGGACGCGGCGCAGTCGCTGATCAAGATGAGCGCCGCGTTCAAGGAGGAGTTCGGCTACGACCTGCCCCTCAACGACGCGTACCGCAGCTTCGCGCGGCAGGAAGAGGCGAAGCAGCAGTACGGCGGCAACGCAGCGACCCCGGGAACGTCGAACCACGGCTGGGCGCTGGCGGTCGATTTCGGCACGACGGCGCACAACACCATCTCCTACAACGACGACACCTACACCTGGTTGAAGGAGCACGCCGGCACCTACGGGTGGGTGCACCCGGCGTGGGCGGAGCCCGGCGGGGTCGGCCCGCACGAGGCATGGCACTGGGAGTTCTACGGAGTGAAGAACGCATGA
- a CDS encoding helix-turn-helix transcriptional regulator, which produces MGRQGSGEPNEFSRAFVDAVDDLRIRRGITTPALIAQAGFSRGYYYKRTRGETSFNTNDVQTIAEALGVSVGELLEPAITEMERLHAPRDERLEPALLGHRLRKLVALHVARTPAPPVDRAVRAALAKRGRLLAGADWERLLAGEPTDVTSDDLRAIADFFDVSSEYLLRIALPGVVDLVDARLEVEIALAETGVGIAARSVNAASPAELLAIAEAIRAAAPNERGGTE; this is translated from the coding sequence GTGGGCAGACAGGGAAGCGGCGAACCGAACGAGTTCTCGAGGGCGTTCGTCGACGCGGTCGACGACCTCCGCATCCGGCGCGGGATCACGACGCCGGCCCTCATCGCGCAGGCTGGATTCAGCCGCGGCTACTACTACAAGCGCACCCGCGGCGAGACCTCGTTCAACACGAACGACGTGCAGACGATCGCCGAAGCGCTCGGCGTGTCAGTCGGCGAGCTCCTGGAACCGGCCATCACCGAGATGGAGCGTCTGCACGCTCCCCGAGATGAACGCCTGGAGCCAGCACTTCTCGGCCATCGGCTGCGGAAGCTTGTCGCCCTCCACGTCGCTCGCACCCCTGCTCCCCCGGTCGACCGTGCGGTGCGCGCTGCGCTGGCGAAGCGCGGACGGCTCCTGGCTGGTGCCGACTGGGAACGCCTCCTCGCCGGCGAGCCCACAGACGTGACCAGTGACGACCTCCGAGCGATCGCGGACTTCTTCGATGTGTCCTCGGAGTACCTGCTGCGCATCGCACTCCCCGGTGTCGTCGATCTCGTCGACGCACGGCTGGAAGTGGAGATCGCCCTGGCAGAGACTGGTGTTGGGATAGCCGCGCGCTCGGTCAACGCAGCATCCCCGGCCGAGCTCCTGGCGATCGCCGAAGCGATCCGCGCCGCGGCGCCAAATGAGCGGGGAGGTACCGAGTGA